From a region of the Acanthochromis polyacanthus isolate Apoly-LR-REF ecotype Palm Island chromosome 3, KAUST_Apoly_ChrSc, whole genome shotgun sequence genome:
- the LOC127533174 gene encoding uncharacterized protein LOC127533174, whose amino-acid sequence MMRVKAPKIQVFSEALVDFVASLDAAVHEHLQNATVFKGTSKTVQNELLDCMLAVLRKSIIEEVQCADFISIQADETMDISTQCQLVLVIRYIDKMNEVQERFSEFIPLQSATAESIATALLERLSLILPDDQKSKLISQAYDGASVMRGATGGVQKKVSDVYANAHYVHYCAHQLNIIMQQVTSHIPKVGQFFSDLAGFSGFFSRSPKRTSVLDRVVAHRLPRASTVRWNFNSHAVNTVFEHKDDLLQCFETIRDSGDFDPTTVREAGGFVRLLEDATFCFFLELFHRIMPHVDMLYSQLQKRSIDSVFVHRVTQHFTDNVQMIR is encoded by the coding sequence ATGATGAGAGTGAAAGCTCCGAAAATCCAGGTGTTTTCAGAGGCGCTGGTGGATTTTGTAGCATCACTAGATGCAGCTGTCCATGAGCACCTTCAGAATGCCACTGTGTTTAAAGGGACATCCAAAACAGTGCAGAATGAACTCCTTGACTGCATGCTGGCAGTTTTGAGAAAGTCCATTATTGAGGAAGTTCAGTGTGCAGACTTCATATCCATTCAGGCTGATGAAACAATGGACATCTCCACCCAGTGTCAGCTTGTTCTTGTGATTCGCTACATcgacaaaatgaatgaagtgcAGGAGAGATTTTCTGAATTTATACCTCTGCAATCTGCCACAGCTGAGTCCATTGCTACAGCACTTTTGGAGAGGCTGAGCCTCATTCTCCCTGATGACCAGAAGAGCAAGCTCATCTCCCAGGCCTATGATGGTGCAAGTGTCATGAGAGGAGCCACAGGTGGTGTACAGAAGAAAGTGAGCGATGTGTATGCGAATGCACACTATGTCCACTACTGTGCTCACCAGCTCAACATTATTATGCAGCAGGTGACATCCCATATCCCAAAAGTTGGTCAGTTCTTCTCTGACCTAGCTGGtttctcaggatttttttcaagatcCCCCAAGAGAACCAGTGTGCTTGACAGAGTGGTGGCACACAGGCTTCCAAGAGCAAGCACAGTAAGGTGGAACTTCAACAGCCATGCTGTCAACACTGTGTTTGAGCACAAAGACGACCTCCTTCAGTGCTTCGAAACCATCAGGGACTCAGGTGACTTTGATCCTACCACTGTCCGTGAAGCTGGAGGTTTTGTGAGACTCCTGGAGGATGCTaccttctgcttcttcctggAGCTTTTCCACCGCATCATGCCTCATGTGGACATGCTCTACAGCCAACTCCAGAAGAGGTCCATCGATTCGGTCTTTGTCCACAGAGTGACGCAGCATTTCACCGACAACGTGCAGATGATCAGGTAA